The following are encoded in a window of Arvicanthis niloticus isolate mArvNil1 chromosome 1, mArvNil1.pat.X, whole genome shotgun sequence genomic DNA:
- the Lins1 gene encoding protein Lines homolog 1, giving the protein MRYILEIKMEGVQEILDQLYRKVLLGATLEDDVGGYIFYLNPDLSEQAVCTTSSVAQSSVSGVLDGMAGQHGPSSHEVTVLPEAQECSRRQLQMNRAWEVKLLQLTVIDMILSRVLSAETETHAKEGYRELTEVLLQTVGLDSKLICMLQNFDKLLSHMAAKCLASLLYFQLKEKRTLSNSWITFCQRHLSESCESGEAVHCLWILTAVIKEIFKDTHSQRTESLKQLLSPFDITFEVFYNSLFSQHFGNLRSPSNIISSLVCFLELLELLLASRIHLKLHFRSQRMLLLKPHALDILAWPIPAFIKRKFLILIKKCLLCKVGEDLRHESVPTLMSADHLLDGDMLTLADALLHAVRLGLWKALTVPGKPSCFGGDEVQPGGRLRAGPDHVTLRAASLITVKSLEIKFRNYSSATEMKVDLQKFMSELLAFLKPHLQPSLQLYNPCEWLSRVFIEQDDDMLEAAKASLSIYLQLTREWDGSASLSQEKEAWIHYTHEHGCNPHCVFLFFLKNIAFDSTVLLDFLISSETCFLEYFVKYLKLLQKDWGHFLSICKFFAAVESQCEVNVHHPVPSPAHDRCTSHKVPHASSSVGHKNACSWLPWASDASSESQSQVVMPKETHPVPATGPLSRTPQSLVDYDSSETSDEETTNEPSANSKQTSLCREMTGEVQGLPRTWKDQKERSLEPRSRPLLSAESSSPFSAEGGVAPDRTLWEVRLFLCAVKCLEELQGAIYRLQEKNLFPYNPTALLKLLKGVEAKCNSM; this is encoded by the exons ATGAGATACATTTTGGAAATCAAAATGGAAGGTGTCCAAGAAATTTTGGATCAATTATACAGGAAAGTACTTCTTGGAGCCACCCTTGAAGATGACGTCGGTGGTTACATCTTTTATCTCAACCCAGATCTCTCAGAACAAGCTGTCTGTACCACCTCCTCTGTAGCTCAGTCTAGTGTCAGTGGTGTGCTCGATGGCATGGCAGGCCAGCATGGGCCATCCTCCCACGAGGTGACCGTCCTTCCCGAAGCACAGGAGTGTTCCAGGAGACAGCTTCAGATGAACAGGGCCTGGGAGGTGAAGCTCCTTCAGTTAACAGTGATTGACATGATTCTGAGCCGAGTGCTGTCTGCTGAAACTGAGACCCACGCAAAGGAGGGGTACAGAGAGCTGACTGAAGTCCTTCTGCAGACCGTTGGACTTGATTCCAAATTG ATCTGCATGCTCCAGAATTTCGATAAGTTGTTGTCCCACATGGCTGCGAAATGCCTCGCCTCGCTCCTGTATTTCCAGTTGAAAGAGAAG AGAACATTAAGTAATTCCTGGATCACTTTTTGCCAGAGGCATCTCTCTGAGTCCTGTGAGAGTGGTGAAGCAGTACATTGCCTCTGGATTCTTACAGCTGTAATAAAAGAGATCTTTAAAGATACACATTCACAGAGAACAG AAAGTCTAAAGCAGCTCTTGTCTCCTTTTGACATCACTTTTGAAGTGTTCTACAATTCCTTATTTTCTCAGCATTTTGGAAACTTGCGGAGTCCCTCTAACATAATCAGCAGCCTGGTGTGCTTTCTGGAGCTGCTTgagcttcttctggcctccagaatcCACCTGAAACTGCACTTTAGAAGCCAGAGGATGTTATTGTTGAAACCCCATGCTCTAGATATTCTTGCCTGGCCGATTCCCgcttttataaaaaggaaatttcTTATACTCATCAAAAAGTGCCTTCTTTGTAAAGTGGGTGAAGACCTTCGCCATGAATCTGTGCCCACCCTGATGTCAGCAGACCATCTTTTGGATGGTGACATGCTCACTTTAGCTGATGCACTCCTGCACGCTGTACGTTTGGGGCTGTGGAAGGCACTGACTGTTCCTGGAAAGCCTTCCTGCTTTGGAGGGGATGAAGTTCAACCTGGAGGCAGACTCAGGGCTGGTCCTGATCACGTGACCCTGAGAGCAGCAAGCTTGATTACAGTGAAATCCTTAGAAATCAAGTTCCGGAATTATTCCTCAGCAACTGAAATGAAAG TTGACTTGCAGAAGTTCATGTCTGAGTTACTGGCCTTCTTAAAGCCTCACCTCCAGCCCTCTCTCCAGCTATACAACCCGTGTGAGTGGCTGTCCAGGGTCTTCATCGAGCAGGACGATGACATGCTGGAGGCTGCCAAAGCCTCCCTGAGCATCTACCTCCAGCTGACCAG AGAATGGGATGGTTCTGCAAGTCTGAGCCAAGAAAAGGAAGCGTGGATCcactacacacatgaacatggcTGCAACCCTCACtgtgttttcttattcttcttaAAGAATATAGCGTTCGATTCTACAGTTCTTCTTGACTTCTTGATATCCTCAGAAACCTGtttccttgaatattttgttaaatatttaaaactcctACAGAAAGACTGGGGCCACTTTCTGTCCATCTGCAAGTTCTTTGCTGCAGTGGAATCACAATGTGAAGTAAATGTTCATCATCCTGTCCCCTCACCTGCCCATGACAGATGCACCAGCCACAAAGTACCTCATGCTTCATCTTCTGTTGGCCACAAAAATGCTTGCTCCTGGCTCCCCTGGGCTTCTGATGCCTCATCTGAATCCCAGAGCCAGGTTGTGATGCCCAAGGAAACTCACCCAGTGCCAGCTACAGGCCCACTTTCCCGGACACCACAGAGTCTGGTAGATTATGACAGCTCTGAAACTTCTGATGAGGAAACCACAAATGAGCCTTCAGCAAACAGCAAACAGACATCTTTATGTCGAGAGATGACTGGGGAAGTCCAAGGCCTGCCTAGGACATGGAAGGATCAAAAGGAACGTAGCCTGGAACCTCGCTCTaggcctctgctctctgcagagtCTAGTTCTCCCTTCTCTGCTGAGGGTGGAGTTGCTCCAGACAGGACTCTCTGGGAAGTGAGATTGTTTCTTTGTGCAGTGAAATGCCTTGAGGAGCTGCAGGGTGCAATTTACCGTTTGCAGGAGAAAAATCTCTTTCCATATAACCCAACGGCACTTCTGAAGTTGTTGAAAGGTGTGGAGGCCAAATGTAATAGCATGTGA